Proteins encoded by one window of Armatimonadota bacterium:
- a CDS encoding FAD-binding oxidoreductase: MPTADIVIVGGGVIGTSTAFQLGRRRAGRVVLLERATVGAGPTAKTIGIIRLHYSYEPLIRLAVRGLELFSRFEALTGFPADFTRTGFLLLATPAQLPAVEENVALQRRLGVQTSILSPAEVARLDPRMNLEDVEGAAYEPEAGYADGYAAAAGFAAAARRLGVEIWEGTRAERLVIDRGAVRGVETTRGMIEAGTVLVAAGAHTAALLAAAGVAVPIQASRQQVVHLDPPPVFGGLGVVIEDMTQGFYARPEARHSVLAGVLEGDAEEIVPADGFNQGVDFDFVRRVAALWAHRFPRAAEAGVRGGYASIYDITPDWQPVLGAVEEVGGLYLAAGFSGHGFKLSPALGEALADLLTGRRPEIEISMFGLRRFAEGRLLRGRHAQGILG, translated from the coding sequence CCACGGTCGGCGCCGGGCCGACGGCGAAGACGATCGGCATCATCCGGCTGCACTACTCCTACGAGCCCCTCATCCGGCTGGCCGTCCGGGGACTCGAACTGTTCAGCCGCTTCGAGGCGCTGACCGGTTTCCCCGCCGACTTCACCCGGACGGGCTTCCTTCTTCTGGCCACACCCGCCCAGCTCCCCGCCGTCGAGGAGAACGTCGCCCTCCAGCGGCGCCTGGGCGTGCAGACCTCGATCCTCTCGCCCGCGGAGGTGGCCCGGCTCGATCCCCGGATGAACCTCGAGGACGTGGAAGGCGCGGCCTACGAGCCCGAGGCGGGCTATGCCGACGGCTATGCCGCAGCCGCCGGGTTCGCCGCCGCCGCCCGCCGGCTCGGCGTCGAGATCTGGGAAGGGACCAGGGCGGAGCGCCTGGTGATCGACCGCGGCGCGGTCCGGGGGGTGGAAACGACCCGGGGGATGATCGAGGCCGGAACGGTCCTCGTCGCCGCGGGTGCGCATACCGCCGCCCTCCTGGCCGCCGCCGGTGTGGCCGTGCCCATCCAGGCCTCGCGCCAGCAGGTGGTGCACCTCGATCCCCCGCCGGTGTTCGGCGGGCTCGGGGTGGTGATCGAGGACATGACGCAGGGGTTCTACGCCCGGCCGGAGGCCCGGCACAGCGTCCTGGCCGGGGTCCTGGAAGGGGACGCGGAGGAGATCGTGCCGGCCGACGGCTTCAACCAGGGGGTGGATTTCGACTTCGTCCGGCGTGTCGCCGCGCTGTGGGCGCACCGCTTCCCCCGGGCCGCGGAGGCAGGCGTGCGCGGCGGGTACGCCAGCATCTACGACATCACGCCCGACTGGCAGCCGGTGCTCGGCGCCGTGGAGGAGGTGGGGGGACTCTATCTCGCCGCCGGCTTCAGCGGCCACGGGTTCAAGCTCAGTCCGGCGCTGGGCGAAGCGCTGGCCGACCTGCTCACCGGCCGTCGGCCCGAGATCGAGATCTCCATGTTCGGCCTCCGGCGCTTCGCCGAGGGTCGCCTGCTTCGAGGAAGGCATGCGCAGGGGATCCTTGGATAG